In Rhodamnia argentea isolate NSW1041297 chromosome 1, ASM2092103v1, whole genome shotgun sequence, the genomic window ACACCAAAATTATGCAATAGCATTATTTCTGTTTAAGGGTTGCAGACAATCCCTAATTTTCTTGTGTGATGTATAACAGACTAGAACAGctaaaattcaggtgtcaacattgtGTAGTTCGATTAATGAGCTACAAATATACATgtgatatgtttgcaaacatAACTGAACACAAATGGGGTGATGGCGAAAACTGCAATTCACCAATAATGAGACCGAGAAGTAGCCCTCCTATCAATAGTAGGGAAAAATATGACGCTTTTGAAACTTGCTAGATGGACatctttattaatatttcgagCAAAACATGAGAATGTCCTTGCAATTTCCGCTACTAGAATCTAGAAATTGTAAAATACTTAATATAAATCGCGATGATTACCATCTCTTAATCTCTCGTGATAGCTAAGGAAGAGGACTACATAGGAATATCCTCCTCCATCACAAAGACGGTTCGATCGATGATCAAGATTGCAAGAAGCACCAAACATAGCCGTTCGCCTTATATCAAGTCTTCACGCCGTAACAAAAAGCATAATCCGTGCTGATTCTCTATATAAAAAGCACATGAACCATTGCTCTCTGTCGTGGCTAAGAACCAGGTATAATCCTCAAATTAGAGAGACTCTCTGGTATCATTCGAGTGTGTCCATCATCACTTAGACAAGCGAAAATGGCGGCAACCAATAAGAAGGTGGTGCTTCTGTTGGGATTGATGGCCGTGATTGCTTGTTGCACCCATGCGCAGCAGATCGTATGCAACGCACCCGTTTCGGGCCTGATAGCTTGCAGGCCGGCCGTGACGCTACCGAACCCGCCACCCCCTGTGGCCGTGTGCTGCGATGCCCTCAGGCACGCCGACTTGAAGTGTCTCTGCCAGTACAAGGACTCACCGCTCGCCCTCCAGCTCCATGTCAGCCCGAAGCTCGCGCTGGAGCTCCCCAAGAAGTGCAAGCTCCCTCATCCGGCCCCCTGCTGATCACTTTGTTTTATGCGGTGCGACGCGCGGTTGGAAAGAAAGTATTAGCCCAATAATTTGACACCTAATGCATATCAAGCTgtatgcttttattttattttattttatgaagtGTTTAATTTCTGTGTGCCTCGTATGTTTAATACAAGAGTTCTTGCTCCCTATGTCTGTACCAGCTTATTAATAATCAAATGATATTATAGTAGTCaaatgtgtgtgtgtctctctctctgtgttaaCGGGCGAAAACTAAAGCTAAATCATAAGACACCACATGTCATATACACTTGGCATCATGTCCAATCAATCCTTCAAGTTGGAACATTATGCTACTGGTTACCAAAGGGgaatattgtccaaaaagtcttgatCCTATTGTAGGACggctaattcagttataaatattttaatttaaataatttagtcataaatattttaacaacttgccaatttagtgctaaacatttcaatcgtaccaatttaatccaaaacattttgatgatttaccaatttagttctaaaccttttgatgacttatcaatttagtcattccggccagttttgactggaaattattgatgtggatgTTAATCGATTGTAGTCTATCTTAAGTGGCACAGCCAACGCTGACGtggactatatatatatattccattgttcttcatctttttttttcttttcattttttttgttcttctctttcCCCTTTGGCCTGTGGCTGATGCTCAGCCATGGCCGACAACTAGCCGCAGACGAGCGTCAGTGAGGGCACAGTGGCCTTGCCAAACATGTCCCTCCTTTGACATGTTCAAGATATCCACATTGTGAGTATGGATTGACTTGTTATAATTTTCCCTAGTGAAAATTCAATAATGCAGGTTTGGCAAAATCGTTATGCATGAACCTCATTTGAATTGTGATAAATGTTCGACATGTGAAATCAGGTGCGTTTATGATTGTCTATGAATGCATATGACATGCTTCCGATGATTATATCTGACAGGAGACATGCCCTCGAAGACCTCAGCTACTGCTCGGTAAGTGCATCTTTACACTGACTTATTCCAGGTATTCTACCCCTTTTGAGTACTTGTATAGTCCAAGTATTCTTACTCTTTGAGTACTCATGACCGTCCAAGTATTCTCGCAAGAGGTTATTATCGCCATGTCATGCATCCTTTAAAAGTCGGAAACCAAACGGGCAATTTCTTATGAACATATCATGCGTCCGAGGTAACAATCAGATACCAAACAAATGGCCTTTTGTTGCCTCATCGTGCGCTCGAAATAAAATTCGGATACTAAACGAGCAACTTTCCTCATGATCATTACCTCGTCGTGTGTCCGAAGTAAAATTCGGATACGAAACAGGATTTTCAAGATATACCGTCGTGCATGCGAAAGATACTAAACTGTCCAATCCCTCTTAAAAGTTTTTATGCACTGTCATGCGTTCGAAGTGAAATTCGGATACTGAACAGGCGATCTGTACCTCAAGTTGACTTTACCCGTATGCATAAGGTAGGTAGCTTCAGGTATGTTCTTTACCATTTGCATGCATCATTTCATATTGCATTTGAAAATGGGACTCGCATtcccaaaagaaagagaaaagtacactagaagtgtcataatttgtgtacggcgttcacttgagtgtcataactttcaaaatgttcacgtaagtgccataactttcaaaaatcatttacttgagtgctacgtcagagcaaaatcgttcacttgagtgctacagtaacttttccgacgtgccacgtcggcttccgggcgtgctacagtaactttccggcgtccacgtcagctttcccacatgctatagtaacttttccggcgtgccacgtcagctttccagctaccacgtcagctttttcgatcgccacgtcaacatggcactcaagtgaacgatttttgaaagttatggcacttaagtgaacgttttgaaagttatggcactcaagtgaacaccatacaaaagttatagcacttctagtgcaCTTGAAAATGAGACTCACAATTTCAATAGAAATAACATTCATCACATTTGCATGGTCAAAATTTAGTCATCATTGTTTTTTAATGCAACCTCCATGAGCTTATGTTCTAAAAAAGGGCAGctattgatacctaaattttgggtAACTCATTTAGGAATTAATTACATTAAAAACTAGGGATTGGCCCTGGtccctaaataaaaaatattagatgTCAACGTATCAATTTGCATATAGTTTTTAGGATAATTCATATAGGTAgttcattcattgcattttaACCGGACCGGCGATGGTGAATAGACTTGAATCAGTAATGCGGAGTAGGCCTGCACCATGTCGAAATTCGGCCAGGCTATGAGGATTTAGTGGCCGAAATTTGCTAGAGAGGGGAATGGCTTGATATGttgtaattgcacaaattttagCTCATAAGAACTGGAATTCGTAAAAGGCCTAGGAATTAAGCCTATTGTATTAAGAGGCCAAAGATTAAGCCCGCCGAATTAAGGTTAAATCTAGAGTTTTCACTGTATAAAGACATCTATGCCTCACAATCTGTGGGCTGGCAGTTCATAacaagaaaatttagaaatggTGTTTGTTGTTTCTCGGCGAGCCCCTCCCCGGCCGTGACCAAACCGCCGTCGAGCCCTGTACCAGCGTGATGTCCAGCCGTGACCCAACAAGACCAAATCCTGTGCCTAGTCCCTGCTGTGACCTAATCCGCACCGAGCCCTGCACCGGCCTAACACGAACCCGTGCCGAGACCCATGCCTAGCCTTGCACCGGTGCGGCATCTAGCCTTGCCGAGCGCCACACCGGCACAACCTCCCACCAGTGACCTTGCTCCATTGCTCGTCCCTTCTTGAGCACCACTGTTGTGTATCCCTGTGCCGCCGGCCACCGTCCAATTGCCATCCACGAGCCATCCAGCGTTGGTTTGAATTAGGGAAGGAATCGTCCAATTAGGTGGGTATTATTATCCGACTCGATTTTTAGATTAATTGCCTATTTTGATCGAATAGTCATCTAATTTAGATTTCTTTTGAGATATTGATTGATAAAATAATCGTTATAACTATTACTTTCATCTGCAAGACTTggcatcatttttttaattagtttgaTTTTTTAAGGTTATAATAATTGTTAATTTAATCTGCGAGAcattggattaattttaaattatcaTAATCTTTTACTCCAAATTTGAATGGATATTATGAGGTGGGTGGATAT contains:
- the LOC115745239 gene encoding putative lipid-transfer protein DIR1; translated protein: MAATNKKVVLLLGLMAVIACCTHAQQIVCNAPVSGLIACRPAVTLPNPPPPVAVCCDALRHADLKCLCQYKDSPLALQLHVSPKLALELPKKCKLPHPAPC